One genomic region from candidate division WOR-3 bacterium encodes:
- the trxA gene encoding thioredoxin gives MAEVKHVSDANFESEVLKSEIPVLVDFWAPWCGPCRMIAPIVEKLADRYAGRMKVCKLNTDESPETPGKYNIYGIPTLIVFKNGAEVDRMVGAMSEPALAQKIEPHLAG, from the coding sequence ATGGCCGAAGTAAAGCACGTTTCCGACGCCAACTTCGAATCCGAGGTTCTCAAGTCCGAAATCCCGGTACTCGTTGATTTCTGGGCTCCGTGGTGCGGACCCTGCAGGATGATCGCTCCGATTGTCGAGAAGCTCGCCGACCGGTACGCCGGCCGGATGAAAGTGTGTAAGCTCAACACCGACGAGAGTCCGGAAACGCCTGGCAAATACAACATCTACGGCATTCCCACGCTCATCGTGTTCAAGAACGGAGCTGAAGTGGACCGCATGGTAGGTGCGATGTCCGAGCCAGCACTCGCCCAGAAAATCGAACCCCACCTTGCCGGTTAG
- a CDS encoding DUF4097 family beta strand repeat-containing protein: MSRRLYLLLLLAAACIYTYKLELSETRTWPARDVSGITASSANGHINVAGSPDTVVTAVVTRRCYGRDRADAERAIENVLVRDTVQAGELRLWVEMPGGNRAYGAYYDIVCPESTRLVLSTTNGSVSLTGTKAGATVSTSNAAIKLLNTRGQMNLSTTYGEVQVQVHRGGISVSTTSGNIDCDLAELGATETANLTTSNAKLTLYLPADVSATFDATTSNAEVTVTGFGPVSYEISERWHKRGRLGSGASIITLNTSNGDILIRAR; the protein is encoded by the coding sequence GTGAGCCGCCGACTCTACCTGCTTCTGCTCCTGGCTGCTGCCTGTATTTACACCTACAAACTCGAGCTTTCTGAAACGCGCACCTGGCCGGCCCGGGATGTCTCTGGCATCACCGCTTCTTCGGCAAATGGCCATATCAACGTCGCGGGCTCGCCCGACACCGTTGTCACGGCCGTGGTCACCCGACGCTGCTACGGTCGGGACAGAGCCGATGCCGAACGGGCAATCGAGAACGTCTTGGTCAGGGATACTGTCCAGGCCGGTGAACTTCGGCTCTGGGTCGAAATGCCGGGCGGCAACCGTGCCTATGGCGCCTACTACGACATTGTCTGCCCGGAATCAACCAGACTCGTACTCTCAACCACAAACGGCTCGGTCTCGCTCACCGGTACAAAAGCCGGTGCAACCGTCTCAACCTCCAACGCCGCAATCAAGCTTCTGAACACGCGGGGACAGATGAACCTTTCAACAACTTATGGCGAGGTCCAAGTTCAGGTCCACCGCGGCGGCATCAGCGTCTCAACCACAAGCGGAAATATTGACTGCGACCTGGCTGAACTCGGTGCAACTGAAACAGCAAACCTTACGACCTCAAATGCTAAACTCACGCTCTACCTGCCTGCCGACGTGTCCGCGACATTCGATGCAACAACCTCCAATGCCGAGGTAACAGTCACCGGGTTCGGACCGGTCAGCTACGAAATATCCGAACGCTGGCACAAGCGCGGCCGGCTGGGGTCTGGAGCCTCCATCATCACACTCAACACGAGCAACGGTGACATACTGATTAGGGCCAGGTAG
- a CDS encoding T9SS type A sorting domain-containing protein yields MSSFLLLLTIVAQAPEPIPYYDPLGRKPTAYEDFAATQIDAPFRSACLVRTGGDARLVLVLVNAELYQSLTTEISTYLSDLTSEGFSTKLVATSGGRPANLRQLLQVHRDSGLVGAVMVGDLPVAWWESSNSGEDFPLDLFFTDLDGVFSDADGDGKYDTHSGNRAPEIWLGRIYASRLTYDGEVRVIRSFFQRNHAYRTGQLPVPRRGLVYNEVTWYPNDHGMSNLYSDITIFNDENTTTAYHYKGQLALGFEFVHIIAHSSPWVHTFFLAGEVPGGGSIFNFEVPALEPKAAFYFLNACMCGRYTELDNLGNWYLFARPWGLAVIASAELMYGVSDLSTVYRALAHDSCFGESFLKWHRSNYASFLGTCLLGDPTLKVRRSGSSVAHPPEFSRNGSAELTWTEYAVENSNFVNGRPDIGFSQGRIRVVFDSGRKVRSDNFFSSFNGTSFTQPESIAWHEYYDLFSSCCTDAAGRFWVAWQSFRDYSSGYDHFQLFSTYYYNNAWSSVQRIGPLAGYHDVQPALASGTDNRVWCAFKSWRNGQGDIWVSYADNAGTWTTPVRLTSDSMDQIDPCVTVDHDNHPWVFWSSLTGGRWRIQGRTYNSGWQPIFDLDSTGANAHPRAVVDQDGRVWVVWHKWQGNDADIYFSCRDGSNWTPPAPLCAHSTEDLLPDIAAAPDGTVWVAWQSRRNGPWDIYTSRYSNGWTEPTPVTNDAANDYDVTVCTDTSGQVWTAWASDRRGYWNIYAARNPLTGVGGKTQELAFLSLEVYPNPTATDFAVLRIRGFRESVTRPEAVRVYDASGCCVLNQQPVTGNFELGTMLDLRNQPSGVYLIRVNLPGRELIARLLLAR; encoded by the coding sequence ATGTCGTCATTTCTCTTGCTGCTAACCATCGTCGCACAGGCACCTGAACCGATTCCATACTACGACCCATTGGGCCGCAAGCCGACTGCGTACGAGGACTTCGCCGCCACCCAGATTGACGCACCGTTCCGCTCTGCATGCCTTGTGCGCACCGGCGGCGATGCCCGCCTAGTTCTGGTACTCGTCAACGCCGAGCTGTACCAGAGTCTGACAACTGAGATTTCGACCTACCTCTCTGACCTGACTAGCGAAGGTTTCTCGACCAAGCTCGTCGCCACATCCGGCGGCCGACCGGCGAACCTAAGGCAGCTCCTACAGGTTCACCGCGATTCCGGTCTGGTTGGTGCGGTAATGGTCGGGGACCTGCCGGTCGCGTGGTGGGAATCGTCCAATTCGGGTGAGGATTTTCCGCTTGACCTGTTCTTCACCGACCTTGACGGCGTTTTCTCCGACGCAGACGGAGACGGCAAGTATGACACCCACTCTGGTAACCGCGCACCCGAAATCTGGCTTGGTCGCATCTATGCGTCCCGCCTCACCTATGACGGCGAAGTGCGTGTCATCCGCTCGTTTTTCCAACGGAACCATGCCTACCGCACTGGCCAGCTACCGGTACCGCGACGCGGACTGGTTTATAACGAGGTTACGTGGTACCCGAATGACCACGGCATGTCCAACCTTTACTCGGATATTACGATATTCAACGACGAGAACACTACCACCGCGTACCACTACAAAGGCCAGCTTGCGCTGGGATTCGAGTTCGTACATATCATTGCTCATTCGTCACCCTGGGTACACACTTTCTTTCTAGCCGGGGAGGTGCCGGGCGGTGGTTCGATCTTCAACTTCGAGGTCCCGGCCCTTGAACCGAAGGCCGCCTTCTACTTCCTGAACGCCTGCATGTGCGGTCGTTACACCGAACTCGACAACCTCGGCAACTGGTATCTGTTTGCCCGGCCTTGGGGTCTTGCGGTCATCGCCTCGGCCGAATTGATGTACGGCGTGAGTGACCTCTCAACCGTGTACCGTGCGCTGGCACACGACTCCTGTTTTGGAGAATCATTTCTCAAGTGGCACCGTTCAAACTACGCATCATTTCTCGGGACCTGCCTCTTGGGCGACCCGACACTGAAGGTCAGACGGTCCGGGTCGTCGGTGGCACATCCGCCGGAGTTCAGCCGCAACGGTTCAGCTGAACTCACGTGGACCGAGTACGCGGTCGAGAACTCGAACTTCGTGAACGGCCGACCGGACATCGGTTTTTCCCAAGGCCGAATCCGGGTCGTATTCGACTCTGGCCGCAAGGTCCGATCTGACAACTTTTTCTCTTCCTTCAATGGCACGAGCTTCACCCAGCCCGAATCCATTGCCTGGCACGAGTACTATGACCTGTTCTCTTCTTGCTGCACCGACGCTGCGGGTCGGTTCTGGGTCGCCTGGCAGAGCTTCCGCGACTATTCAAGCGGATATGACCATTTCCAGCTTTTCAGTACATATTACTACAACAATGCCTGGTCTTCGGTTCAGCGCATCGGCCCCCTGGCCGGTTATCACGACGTGCAACCGGCGCTTGCGTCCGGCACCGACAACCGGGTGTGGTGCGCATTCAAGTCCTGGCGCAACGGCCAAGGCGACATCTGGGTTTCCTATGCGGACAATGCGGGCACCTGGACCACACCCGTTCGGTTGACCTCGGACTCAATGGACCAGATTGACCCCTGCGTCACCGTTGACCACGACAATCATCCCTGGGTGTTCTGGTCCTCACTGACCGGTGGTCGCTGGCGCATTCAGGGCCGCACATACAATAGCGGCTGGCAGCCGATATTTGACTTGGACTCGACCGGTGCAAACGCTCATCCACGTGCCGTGGTTGACCAGGACGGCCGCGTCTGGGTTGTGTGGCACAAGTGGCAGGGTAATGACGCTGACATCTACTTTTCCTGCCGCGACGGCTCAAACTGGACACCACCTGCTCCGCTTTGCGCCCACTCCACCGAAGACCTGCTGCCCGACATCGCTGCAGCTCCAGATGGCACCGTGTGGGTCGCGTGGCAGTCCCGAAGGAATGGACCATGGGACATCTACACGTCGCGCTACTCCAACGGCTGGACCGAGCCCACCCCGGTTACGAACGATGCGGCAAACGACTATGACGTGACAGTGTGTACTGATACTTCCGGTCAGGTGTGGACCGCGTGGGCATCGGACCGCCGCGGGTACTGGAACATCTATGCTGCCCGGAATCCGCTTACCGGAGTCGGCGGGAAAACACAGGAGCTTGCATTTCTGAGCCTCGAAGTCTATCCGAATCCGACTGCTACCGATTTCGCAGTTCTACGAATCCGCGGATTCAGGGAATCAGTGACTCGGCCTGAAGCTGTCCGAGTTTACGACGCATCGGGCTGCTGTGTCCTGAATCAGCAACCGGTCACCGGTAACTTTGAGCTTGGCACTATGCTCGACCTGCGGAACCAGCCGAGCGGTGTGTACCTCATCCGCGTCAACTTGCCAGGCCGGGAGCTCATCGCCCGTCTCTTGTTGGCCAGATAG
- a CDS encoding ERCC4 domain-containing protein, whose amino-acid sequence MSELLSCLVATADMPAPPGLRWLLYRTEHERFPYHLLIEEEPGRFLCFDVQDKWPGPGKGIFCLARPDVSEEQLPLDQQPVDSCGIVFIKRYGRKLTVLLNRKIRKRSWFLTVEKQSKTTPGKTYKQTFWITQSSATVRRGGAYLSTRGKTSDLAIVRDSRERYGYRFPRHEVVRETMPVGDYALKNSSGEIIAVVERKTRDQFLADIGTLEVLRARLLEMTARYPHCALVVEANYSDLVNPKKARFYSAGLVADVIAELSTGFPGLQIAFCSNRRFAAEWVERYFTSIARLEGPPVTTSDRAVD is encoded by the coding sequence ATGTCTGAGCTGCTATCCTGCCTCGTGGCAACTGCCGACATGCCTGCCCCGCCCGGTTTGCGCTGGCTTCTGTACAGGACTGAGCACGAGCGATTTCCCTATCACCTGTTGATCGAAGAGGAACCCGGCCGCTTCCTCTGCTTTGACGTACAGGACAAGTGGCCTGGTCCGGGCAAGGGCATCTTCTGTCTAGCCCGGCCTGACGTAAGCGAGGAGCAGTTACCACTCGACCAGCAACCGGTCGATTCCTGCGGCATCGTGTTCATAAAGCGCTACGGCCGCAAGCTGACCGTGCTTCTCAACCGGAAGATTCGTAAACGCTCCTGGTTTCTGACCGTCGAGAAGCAATCCAAGACCACACCAGGCAAGACCTATAAGCAGACATTCTGGATAACCCAGTCGTCGGCCACGGTCCGCCGTGGTGGCGCCTATCTATCAACGCGTGGTAAGACCTCTGACCTCGCCATTGTCCGCGATTCCCGCGAGCGCTACGGGTACCGCTTTCCCCGGCACGAAGTCGTGCGGGAAACGATGCCGGTCGGCGACTACGCGCTCAAGAACTCATCCGGTGAAATCATCGCGGTAGTGGAACGCAAGACCCGGGACCAGTTCCTGGCTGACATCGGTACGCTCGAGGTCCTGCGTGCCCGCCTTCTTGAAATGACCGCACGCTATCCTCACTGTGCCCTTGTTGTCGAGGCCAACTATTCCGACCTCGTGAATCCGAAAAAGGCCCGGTTCTACTCGGCCGGGCTTGTGGCCGATGTCATTGCTGAGCTCTCAACCGGGTTTCCCGGGCTTCAGATTGCCTTCTGTTCAAACCGCAGGTTCGCAGCCGAGTGGGTCGAGCGGTACTTCACCAGTATCGCCCGGCTCGAAGGACCGCCGGTCACAACTTCGGACCGAGCGGTTGACTGA
- a CDS encoding glycosyl hydrolase, translated as MVNFYSDSKPWTRWWWFNVELKDEDIRGQLDWAKANGFGGVELAFVYPLPGQPRGPDWLSPEWSQKVALAKHYCDSIGLGCDFTFGTLWPFGGSFIAPEDASQTFAGPSKQKLGRSWELPVEGRILNHLSAEAIERYSARMSSALAEALKGSRSALFCDSWEVETEGLWTEGFGESFQAKYGYDVEPFMPELDKHPGIRYDYRKLIAEYVLESFYRPFTEVSHRLGSFTRVQCHGAPTDLLAAYAAVDVPESEAILFDPEFSRIPASAATLTGKPVVSAEAFTCLYGWVPWPGPGQHQGKEQVADLKLLADALFANGINHIFWHGMPYQPHRFYATVHVGPDGALAPHLPAFNAYMEKVCRLMKQGRTYSDVAVYLPLEDNLMLGELPKKLQKPSAKYHWEMHYLRPPAELTGFHPLWVSHHFLKNARYEKHRLLCGDATFSLLYLDCEWLDSEALDDILRLARQGLPVCLKQKPKQPGHVQTGNYYHQLSMLVSLPNVSPDFKHVVRSRPLVETDILIDYWCREIDGDRLIFFANPGSRNLTYPLEYGQAHKDASSPVTVSIKLQTSKELELRFAPHQSLLLKVSKSGAPGFENLDYVPPVID; from the coding sequence GTGGTGAACTTTTACTCCGATTCTAAGCCCTGGACCCGCTGGTGGTGGTTCAACGTCGAGTTGAAGGATGAAGACATCCGCGGCCAACTGGACTGGGCCAAGGCCAACGGCTTCGGTGGTGTGGAACTCGCTTTTGTCTATCCGCTGCCTGGCCAGCCGCGCGGCCCGGACTGGCTCAGCCCCGAATGGTCGCAGAAGGTCGCTCTTGCCAAGCACTACTGCGACTCCATCGGCCTGGGCTGTGACTTCACCTTCGGCACGCTCTGGCCCTTCGGCGGCTCGTTCATCGCACCCGAGGATGCCTCGCAGACCTTTGCCGGCCCGTCTAAACAGAAGCTGGGCCGCTCGTGGGAACTGCCGGTCGAAGGTCGGATTCTGAACCACCTCAGCGCAGAAGCGATCGAGCGCTACTCGGCCCGAATGAGCTCGGCTCTGGCCGAAGCCCTCAAGGGTTCGCGATCGGCTCTGTTCTGCGACTCCTGGGAAGTGGAAACAGAAGGACTGTGGACCGAAGGATTCGGCGAATCATTCCAGGCGAAGTACGGCTACGACGTTGAACCCTTCATGCCTGAGCTCGACAAGCATCCGGGCATCAGATACGACTACCGCAAGCTCATCGCCGAGTATGTACTCGAAAGTTTCTATCGGCCCTTCACGGAAGTCAGCCACAGGCTGGGCTCTTTCACCCGGGTACAATGTCATGGTGCTCCTACCGATCTCTTGGCCGCATACGCCGCGGTGGACGTTCCAGAGTCAGAGGCGATTCTTTTCGACCCGGAGTTCTCCCGTATCCCTGCTTCAGCCGCCACACTTACGGGCAAGCCAGTTGTTTCGGCCGAGGCATTCACCTGCCTTTACGGCTGGGTTCCCTGGCCTGGTCCGGGACAACATCAAGGCAAAGAACAGGTGGCTGATCTGAAACTCCTGGCCGACGCCTTGTTCGCCAATGGCATCAATCACATCTTCTGGCACGGAATGCCATACCAGCCACATCGCTTCTATGCCACGGTCCACGTCGGGCCGGACGGAGCGCTCGCACCTCACCTGCCGGCATTCAATGCCTATATGGAAAAGGTGTGCCGCCTGATGAAACAGGGTCGCACCTATTCGGACGTCGCTGTTTATCTGCCACTTGAGGACAACCTGATGCTGGGCGAACTGCCGAAGAAACTGCAGAAGCCGAGTGCGAAGTACCACTGGGAGATGCACTATCTGCGACCGCCGGCAGAATTGACCGGTTTTCACCCGCTGTGGGTGTCGCACCACTTCCTGAAAAATGCGAGGTACGAGAAACACAGACTGCTCTGTGGCGATGCTACGTTCAGTCTACTCTACCTTGACTGCGAGTGGCTTGACTCAGAAGCACTGGACGACATCCTGCGCCTGGCCCGTCAGGGATTACCTGTATGTCTGAAGCAGAAACCGAAACAACCTGGTCACGTGCAGACCGGAAACTACTATCACCAGCTCAGTATGCTTGTGTCCCTGCCCAATGTGAGTCCTGACTTCAAGCACGTTGTTCGCTCAAGACCACTGGTTGAGACTGATATTCTGATCGACTACTGGTGCCGGGAGATTGACGGCGACCGCCTCATCTTCTTCGCCAACCCGGGCTCCCGGAACCTGACCTACCCGCTTGAGTATGGTCAGGCACACAAGGACGCAAGTAGCCCCGTGACCGTCAGCATCAAACTCCAGACCTCCAAGGAACTGGAACTTAGATTCGCCCCTCATCAATCCTTGCTACTGAAGGTTTCCAAGTCCGGAGCTCCGGGCTTCGAAAATCTGGATTACGTTCCACCCGTCATAGACTGA
- a CDS encoding L-rhamnose isomerase translates to MKHEQDYRQASGRYAELGVNTDDVLDQLGKISLSLPCWQLDDVTGFEPKSHSLEGSGLAVTGNSPGRPRNACELRQDAAQAMSLIPGKHRLNLHSIYGEFSRLVSRNRILPEHFQPWVEWAKKRGIGLDFNATLFGHAHAATGFTLSHYDESIRRFWIEHVQACREISAYIGRSLGTACLHNLWIPDGQKDMPADRFQRRALLLRSLEEIYARSYPAEEMRDSVESKLWGIGSESFVTGSYDFYYGYALKRGLILCLDTGHFHPTESVADKLSALLQFTDTLLLHISRGVRWDSDHVPVLDDQLRELAQEIVRCGMGRFNIALDFFDASLNRVGALVLAARAVQQALLLALLEPQARLAELASDNLGRSALLEQLKAMPWPAVWDEFCRRQSVPVGMDWLNEVRTYEREVQSKRG, encoded by the coding sequence GTGAAACACGAGCAAGACTACCGGCAGGCAAGCGGGCGCTACGCCGAGTTGGGCGTCAATACCGACGACGTCTTAGACCAGCTCGGCAAGATATCTCTTTCTCTGCCCTGCTGGCAACTGGACGACGTTACCGGGTTCGAGCCAAAGTCGCACTCTCTGGAAGGGTCAGGCCTGGCAGTGACCGGCAACAGCCCGGGCCGGCCCCGCAACGCCTGTGAACTGCGCCAAGACGCGGCCCAAGCGATGTCCCTGATTCCGGGAAAGCACCGACTGAATCTCCACTCCATCTACGGCGAGTTCTCACGGTTGGTGAGCCGCAATCGTATTCTGCCGGAGCACTTTCAGCCCTGGGTTGAATGGGCAAAGAAGCGCGGCATCGGCTTGGACTTCAACGCCACTCTGTTCGGCCACGCGCATGCTGCCACCGGCTTCACGCTGTCACACTATGATGAATCAATCCGCCGGTTCTGGATAGAACACGTGCAGGCCTGCCGCGAAATCAGCGCGTACATTGGCCGTAGTCTGGGTACTGCTTGCCTCCATAATCTATGGATTCCTGATGGCCAGAAAGATATGCCAGCTGACCGGTTCCAACGCCGGGCACTACTACTGCGTTCCCTAGAAGAAATATATGCCAGGTCCTACCCGGCAGAGGAAATGAGAGACTCGGTCGAGTCCAAGCTGTGGGGCATCGGCTCGGAATCGTTCGTAACAGGCTCTTACGACTTCTACTACGGCTACGCCCTCAAGCGCGGCCTTATCCTGTGTCTGGACACCGGCCACTTCCACCCCACGGAGTCAGTGGCCGACAAACTGTCTGCCCTGCTCCAGTTCACAGATACCCTTCTTCTCCACATCAGCCGGGGCGTGCGCTGGGACTCTGACCACGTGCCGGTGCTCGATGACCAGTTGCGCGAACTGGCACAGGAGATTGTCCGCTGCGGCATGGGACGGTTCAACATCGCACTCGACTTCTTCGATGCCTCGCTGAACCGGGTAGGCGCTCTGGTTCTGGCCGCGCGTGCCGTGCAACAGGCCCTGCTTCTAGCCCTGCTCGAACCACAGGCACGGCTGGCAGAACTCGCCAGCGACAACCTTGGCCGCTCCGCACTGCTGGAACAGCTGAAAGCCATGCCTTGGCCTGCTGTGTGGGACGAATTCTGCCGCCGGCAATCAGTACCAGTGGGCATGGACTGGTTGAACGAAGTACGGACGTACGAACGGGAAGTACAGAGCAAGCGTGGATAA
- a CDS encoding rhamnulokinase family protein — MKSSRKPQTRFLAIDLGTESGRAVAGTLKAGKLAVEEIHRFPNRMVNVHGHWYWDIWHLYEEIKQAMRAYAKLARTRLQTIGIDTWGVDFGLLASDGSILGLPFSYRDPRTRGMIPKFQKLVPRQRIYELTGIQFMNVNTLYQLYSMVREKSPLLDVASDLLFMPDLFNYLLTGQKATEFTFATTSQLYNPFKQEWAGELFKAVGVPVKLMQRVVRPGSIIGKVLPRVCEETGFPRCPVVATTSHDTAAAVAAIPAQGNDWAYISSGTWSLVGVETSRPNTSEAAFKHNFTNEGGIGGTFRLLKNVTGLWLLRRCLDEWNERGQLNYDSFLKAVARQPFPETLLDPDWPQFAYPGSMTSLVDRYCDQTGQKVPFWPREFGSVILTSLALKYRWVLDKLRALHKHPIRRIHIVGGGSKNGLLCQMAADATGLPVYAGPAEATAIGNVMVQAMALGLVSSPQEIRQVVRASFKVKEYTPGPSRQWDKAYERFCEIAG; from the coding sequence GTGAAATCGAGCCGCAAGCCGCAGACCCGCTTCCTTGCTATTGACCTCGGCACTGAGTCAGGCCGCGCAGTCGCCGGCACTCTCAAAGCCGGCAAGCTGGCAGTAGAGGAAATCCATCGCTTCCCCAATCGTATGGTCAATGTGCACGGACACTGGTACTGGGACATCTGGCATCTGTATGAGGAAATCAAGCAGGCCATGCGGGCCTACGCGAAGCTTGCCCGCACCCGGCTCCAGACCATCGGCATTGACACCTGGGGCGTGGATTTCGGGCTGCTGGCGAGCGACGGCTCAATCCTCGGCCTGCCCTTTTCCTACCGCGACCCACGAACCCGAGGAATGATTCCCAAGTTCCAGAAGCTCGTACCCAGGCAACGCATCTACGAGTTGACCGGCATCCAGTTCATGAACGTGAATACCTTGTACCAGTTGTACTCGATGGTCAGGGAGAAGTCGCCGCTCCTGGATGTCGCCAGCGACCTCTTGTTCATGCCCGACCTGTTCAACTACCTTCTGACCGGCCAGAAAGCAACCGAATTCACCTTTGCCACTACCTCTCAGCTCTACAACCCATTCAAGCAAGAGTGGGCCGGCGAGCTGTTCAAGGCTGTTGGTGTCCCGGTGAAGCTGATGCAGAGAGTTGTCCGCCCGGGCAGCATCATCGGCAAAGTCCTGCCCAGAGTGTGCGAGGAAACCGGTTTTCCCCGCTGTCCGGTTGTCGCTACCACGAGTCACGATACCGCGGCCGCAGTTGCCGCCATTCCTGCCCAAGGTAATGACTGGGCCTACATCAGTTCCGGCACCTGGTCCCTGGTTGGTGTGGAGACCTCAAGACCCAACACGAGCGAGGCCGCATTCAAGCACAACTTCACCAACGAAGGCGGCATCGGCGGTACTTTCCGTCTGCTCAAGAACGTCACCGGCCTATGGCTTCTGCGGCGCTGTCTGGATGAATGGAACGAACGTGGCCAGCTAAACTACGATTCTTTTCTGAAAGCAGTGGCAAGGCAGCCATTCCCAGAGACTCTTCTTGACCCGGATTGGCCTCAGTTCGCCTACCCGGGCAGCATGACTTCGCTCGTTGACCGCTATTGCGACCAGACAGGACAGAAAGTGCCCTTCTGGCCCCGGGAATTCGGCAGTGTCATCCTGACCAGCCTGGCACTGAAGTACCGCTGGGTACTGGACAAACTGCGTGCGCTTCACAAGCATCCGATACGTCGGATTCACATTGTCGGCGGCGGGTCAAAGAACGGCCTGCTGTGCCAGATGGCCGCTGACGCCACCGGTTTGCCGGTATATGCCGGGCCAGCCGAGGCCACGGCCATCGGCAACGTTATGGTTCAGGCGATGGCACTCGGCCTGGTTTCGTCCCCTCAAGAGATTCGTCAGGTAGTCAGGGCATCGTTCAAGGTGAAGGAGTACACACCCGGACCCTCCCGGCAATGGGACAAGGCATACGAACGCTTCTGCGAGATAGCAGGGTGA
- a CDS encoding glycoside hydrolase family 5 protein, with product MDMLKVEGTSIVDAKGRKVRLRGFGVGGWMNSENFINGYPGFESGLRAALAEELGPAKAEFFWDRMLDCFLAEDDIKLMKELGCTVVRLPLNYRHFEADEAPGVWLEKGYNRLNQVLAWCRKHELYAILDMHAVPGWQDPDWHSDHYGRLTLIWSHKQFQDRFVALWEEFARRYKDEAVIAGYNIMNEPVTGVPWGFFGFLYKSNWDALNRLNRRTIEAIRRIDPNHIIFLEGDKFSVLFTGMDAPFADNLVYSSHNYIRPCLGIGPYPGEFQGARWDKTAIASNFAEQEGTQFCRRHGVPLWVGEFGAALDGKAEEVPDRLRALDDQIDVFEQAQVDWTIWTWKDMGMMGLATVDPESDYARTIAPVLKAKRELGTDCWVSNQPQTQVQKQAARLADAILARLPETGVDPAQFRFYVQQSLLSNFTGAFLQPLYARCFKGMTEAQLDRTMQSFALPNCRINQGLKKVLSKHLSLP from the coding sequence ATGGACATGCTGAAGGTCGAAGGCACAAGTATCGTCGACGCGAAAGGCAGGAAAGTGCGCCTGCGCGGATTCGGAGTGGGCGGCTGGATGAACTCGGAAAACTTCATCAACGGCTACCCCGGGTTCGAGTCCGGGCTCCGCGCCGCGCTGGCTGAAGAACTCGGCCCGGCCAAAGCCGAGTTCTTCTGGGACCGAATGCTTGACTGCTTCCTAGCCGAGGACGACATCAAGCTGATGAAAGAACTGGGCTGCACGGTTGTGCGCCTGCCCCTGAACTACCGTCACTTTGAGGCGGACGAGGCCCCGGGCGTCTGGCTGGAAAAGGGATACAACCGGCTGAACCAGGTGCTTGCCTGGTGCCGCAAGCACGAGTTGTACGCCATCCTGGATATGCACGCGGTTCCCGGCTGGCAGGACCCTGACTGGCACTCAGACCACTACGGACGCCTGACCCTTATCTGGTCGCACAAGCAGTTCCAGGACCGCTTCGTTGCACTCTGGGAGGAGTTCGCCCGGCGCTATAAGGACGAGGCGGTCATCGCTGGATACAACATAATGAACGAGCCTGTAACCGGCGTGCCCTGGGGCTTCTTTGGCTTCCTCTACAAGTCCAACTGGGACGCACTCAACCGCCTCAACCGCAGAACCATCGAGGCGATTCGCAGGATTGACCCGAACCATATTATCTTCCTTGAAGGCGACAAATTCTCGGTGCTGTTCACCGGTATGGATGCACCCTTTGCCGACAACCTGGTCTACTCCAGCCACAACTACATACGGCCCTGCCTTGGCATCGGCCCGTACCCCGGTGAATTCCAAGGCGCTCGCTGGGACAAGACAGCAATCGCTTCCAACTTCGCCGAGCAGGAAGGCACGCAGTTCTGCCGCAGGCACGGTGTTCCGCTCTGGGTGGGCGAGTTCGGCGCGGCTCTGGACGGCAAAGCCGAAGAAGTCCCTGACCGCTTGCGGGCTCTGGACGACCAGATTGACGTATTCGAACAGGCACAGGTGGACTGGACAATCTGGACCTGGAAAGATATGGGAATGATGGGCCTTGCCACTGTTGATCCGGAATCAGACTACGCCAGAACTATAGCACCGGTACTCAAGGCCAAGCGAGAACTTGGTACCGACTGCTGGGTCTCCAACCAGCCGCAGACTCAGGTGCAGAAACAGGCGGCCAGGCTTGCAGACGCGATTCTGGCCAGACTGCCGGAAACAGGCGTTGACCCGGCCCAGTTCCGCTTCTACGTTCAGCAGTCTCTACTCAGCAACTTCACCGGCGCATTCCTGCAACCGCTCTACGCCCGCTGTTTCAAGGGAATGACCGAGGCCCAGCTCGACCGGACTATGCAGTCCTTCGCGCTCCCCAACTGCCGCATCAACCAGGGGCTGAAAAAGGTGTTGTCGAAACACCTCTCGCTCCCATGA